The Nitrospira sp. SG-bin1 genome has a window encoding:
- a CDS encoding glycerate kinase — protein MALQLPAFPAPPLLRKLIAAGLEAADPYQALLRSVSLKRHSLRVGHNIYDLSRIDRVIAVGAGKASARMAQALEAVLGERLEGGLVIVKTGHRLATKRIAVLEAGHPIPNRAGIHATQRLLNFIQHLKPRDLLIVLVSGGASSLLPAPVAGVTLADKQRTTRLLLRSGAAINEVNVVRKHLSLIKGGGLAGSTRGRIITLILSDVIGDDLGSIGSGPTAGDPSTFADAVEVLQRYGCWPAIPASVRRYLDRGRRGKAPETQKPGSPRLRSVQHHIIGNNRILLEAVARAAQQAGLRTTIVSDPIIGEARVAAKQLTGIAKTITERHSLLKRPCCLIAGGETTVTVTGRGKGGRAQEFAAAAACEITGLLNTWVVALGTDGTDGPTDAAGAIVSGNTVARAKKLGIDLHSFLNHHNTYPALKALGCHIHTGPTGTNVNDLYLVLLL, from the coding sequence ATGGCACTTCAATTGCCCGCTTTCCCTGCGCCGCCACTTCTTCGGAAACTGATTGCCGCGGGGCTGGAGGCGGCGGACCCCTACCAGGCCCTGCTTCGAAGCGTCTCGCTCAAGAGACATTCTTTGCGAGTGGGTCATAACATTTATGATCTTTCGCGGATCGACCGTGTGATAGCCGTCGGTGCCGGCAAGGCGTCCGCAAGGATGGCGCAGGCATTGGAGGCAGTCCTTGGGGAAAGGCTGGAAGGGGGACTCGTCATCGTCAAGACAGGTCACAGGCTCGCCACCAAGCGGATCGCCGTGCTCGAAGCCGGTCACCCAATACCCAATCGCGCCGGCATTCACGCGACCCAGCGGCTCCTGAATTTCATACAACATCTGAAACCGCGAGATCTGTTGATCGTTCTCGTGTCAGGAGGTGCATCGAGCCTCCTACCGGCTCCGGTCGCAGGCGTAACACTGGCTGATAAGCAACGTACGACGCGCCTGCTGCTCCGCAGCGGAGCAGCCATCAATGAGGTCAATGTCGTTCGAAAGCATCTGTCCTTGATCAAAGGCGGTGGACTGGCGGGATCCACTCGAGGGCGGATCATCACGCTCATTCTCTCAGACGTCATCGGCGATGATCTCGGTTCCATCGGCTCCGGGCCGACAGCCGGCGATCCATCGACCTTTGCAGATGCCGTGGAAGTGTTGCAGCGATATGGATGCTGGCCTGCCATACCGGCGTCCGTCCGCCGCTACTTGGACCGTGGGCGACGAGGAAAAGCCCCTGAGACTCAGAAGCCCGGTTCGCCACGGTTGCGCTCAGTACAGCATCACATCATCGGTAATAATCGGATCCTGCTGGAAGCGGTCGCACGTGCCGCACAGCAAGCCGGTCTCCGCACCACGATCGTTTCGGACCCTATCATCGGAGAGGCACGTGTGGCAGCGAAGCAGTTGACCGGCATTGCCAAGACAATCACGGAACGACATAGTCTCTTGAAGCGCCCCTGCTGTCTCATCGCGGGAGGCGAAACCACGGTGACGGTCACAGGCCGAGGAAAAGGCGGACGGGCCCAAGAGTTTGCCGCGGCGGCGGCATGTGAGATTACCGGCCTCCTCAACACATGGGTCGTGGCACTGGGCACCGACGGAACAGACGGACCCACCGATGCAGCCGGAGCGATTGTCAGCGGCAACACCGTCGCCCGAGCAAAAAAACTCGGCATTGATCTGCATTCGTTTCTCAATCACCACAATACCTACCCTGCCTTAAAGGCCCTTGGATGTCACATCCATACCGGTCCTACCGGCACGAACGTCAATGACCTTTACCTGGTCCTCCTGCTCTAG
- a CDS encoding recombinase RmuC: MTDVTDMAAILVAFGVGLFCGGLLIGLWVTSRLRPPAQRAEATVDELRMRLESEHEALSSAQRAWAEAQQARVTAETRLEDTARQLLDQKALIDHTRQELLGAFQTLSGEALKHNNETFLKLAAVSFETLHIKADSDLAQRQQAVDALVRPLQESLQRYDEQLRLLEQSRQSAYGGLDQHLRSLAESQQRLQQETGNLVKALRAPTVRGQWGELTLKRVAELAGMVDHCDFVEQHSVTGDEGRFRPDMIVQLPGERQIIVDAKTVLSAYLEAHEAQTEAQQTDALRRHAAQVKSRMDELSLKAYWTQFDRAPEFVVLFLPGEQFLGAALDHNPRLIEEGFANGIVLATPATLIALLRAVAYGWRQERMTAHAEEAGRLGKELYERMAVLAEHMNDVGQALGKSVSAYNRAVGSLETRILPAARRFKELGVSSDRDIMALEPTEVIPRKTLSFDIE; the protein is encoded by the coding sequence ATGACTGATGTGACTGATATGGCTGCCATTCTTGTAGCCTTTGGTGTGGGGCTGTTTTGCGGCGGCCTCTTGATCGGTCTATGGGTCACCAGCCGCTTGCGACCTCCGGCTCAGCGAGCTGAAGCCACCGTGGACGAGCTACGAATGCGACTCGAAAGCGAGCACGAAGCTCTTTCATCTGCCCAACGAGCATGGGCGGAGGCTCAACAGGCTCGAGTGACGGCGGAAACCCGTCTGGAGGATACGGCCCGACAACTGCTGGACCAGAAAGCCCTGATCGACCACACGAGGCAGGAACTCCTGGGTGCGTTTCAAACGCTCTCCGGCGAGGCATTGAAACACAACAACGAGACCTTCTTGAAGCTCGCCGCCGTATCGTTTGAAACTCTCCATATCAAAGCGGACAGCGACTTGGCACAGCGGCAGCAGGCCGTCGATGCGCTAGTCCGCCCGCTCCAAGAGTCGCTTCAACGCTATGATGAACAGTTGCGACTGTTGGAACAGTCCCGGCAATCCGCCTACGGGGGATTGGATCAACATCTACGATCGTTGGCGGAATCGCAGCAACGGTTGCAGCAGGAGACCGGAAACCTGGTGAAAGCTCTGCGGGCTCCGACCGTACGGGGTCAATGGGGCGAGTTGACGTTGAAGCGGGTCGCCGAACTCGCCGGGATGGTCGATCATTGTGATTTCGTCGAGCAGCACTCCGTGACAGGTGACGAGGGGCGGTTTCGACCCGATATGATCGTACAGTTGCCCGGAGAGCGACAAATCATCGTGGATGCGAAGACGGTGCTCTCCGCCTACCTGGAGGCTCATGAAGCTCAGACTGAAGCGCAACAGACGGACGCCCTGCGTCGCCATGCCGCTCAGGTCAAGAGTCGCATGGACGAATTGTCGTTGAAAGCGTACTGGACTCAGTTCGACCGCGCACCGGAGTTCGTCGTGTTGTTTCTGCCCGGGGAACAATTCCTCGGAGCGGCGCTGGACCACAACCCCCGCCTTATTGAAGAAGGATTTGCCAACGGAATCGTGTTGGCCACCCCCGCGACGCTCATCGCGTTACTCCGCGCAGTCGCGTATGGCTGGCGCCAAGAACGCATGACGGCCCATGCGGAAGAAGCCGGTCGGTTGGGCAAGGAATTGTACGAGCGCATGGCGGTGCTGGCTGAACATATGAACGATGTCGGACAGGCGCTCGGGAAAAGCGTGTCCGCGTATAATCGCGCCGTCGGTTCTCTGGAGACGCGCATCCTTCCCGCAGCGCGGCGCTTCAAAGAATTGGGAGTCTCGTCGGATCGGGACATTATGGCGTTGGAACCGACGGAAGTTATTCCACGTAAGACGTTGTCGTTTGACATCGAATGA
- a CDS encoding pantoate--beta-alanine ligase encodes MKIIRSPAAMAAWSEALRREGVTIGFVPTMGALHDGHRSLIREARLRCDALVVSIFVNPAQFGPQEDLVKYPRPIVRDRAVCRQEGVDVCFEPTVEAMYPSGFQTRVTLPAIARRWEGEARPHHFPGVATVVTKLFGIVRPQIALFGQKDFQQSALIRQLIKDLNLGVEIIVHPTVREKDGLAMSSRNVYLSPDERRRAVTLYKSLKTGAEAIRRGVADGTAIQEAMVQVVKGEPAMTADYLAVCDPITLEPLSTVAGKALLLGAVRIGAVRLIDNILVSAK; translated from the coding sequence ATGAAGATCATTCGCTCACCGGCAGCCATGGCAGCCTGGAGCGAGGCACTGAGACGTGAAGGCGTCACGATCGGGTTTGTCCCGACGATGGGTGCGCTGCATGACGGGCATCGATCGCTGATTCGTGAAGCACGATTACGGTGCGATGCGCTGGTGGTGAGTATTTTTGTCAATCCTGCACAATTCGGACCCCAGGAAGACCTCGTCAAGTATCCCCGCCCCATTGTGCGCGACAGAGCGGTATGCCGACAGGAAGGAGTCGACGTCTGTTTTGAACCGACCGTGGAGGCGATGTACCCGAGCGGATTTCAAACCAGGGTGACCCTTCCGGCCATTGCACGCCGGTGGGAAGGGGAAGCACGCCCGCATCATTTTCCCGGTGTTGCGACCGTCGTGACGAAGCTTTTCGGAATCGTCCGTCCTCAGATCGCGCTCTTTGGACAGAAAGACTTTCAGCAATCAGCACTCATCCGGCAGTTGATCAAGGATTTGAACCTGGGGGTGGAGATTATCGTGCATCCGACCGTGCGGGAAAAGGATGGATTAGCGATGAGCTCACGCAATGTCTATCTCTCGCCGGATGAACGACGTCGAGCTGTGACGCTGTACAAGAGCCTGAAAACAGGAGCCGAGGCGATTCGAAGAGGCGTGGCTGATGGAACGGCAATTCAGGAGGCGATGGTTCAGGTCGTCAAAGGCGAACCTGCCATGACCGCCGATTATTTGGCGGTGTGCGATCCGATTACTCTCGAGCCACTCTCCACGGTGGCGGGTAAGGCGTTGTTGCTCGGAGCGGTTCGTATCGGAGCAGTTCGGCTCATTGATAATATTCTCGTCTCCGCGAAATAA
- a CDS encoding LL-diaminopimelate aminotransferase (produces methionine from 2-keto-4-methylthiobutyrate and glutamine in vitro; mutations do not affect methionine salvage in vivo however): MGAFPIEVATRIKTLPPYLFAAIDKMKQEAIARGADIINLGIGDPDLPTPMPIIERLANAAKDPKHHQYPSYEGMLSFRKAVAGWYKRRFNVTLDPTNEVLTLIGSKEGIGHIHLAFVDPGDVVLVPSPGYPVYPVGTSFCGGQSHIMPLTKANGFLPDLDAIPKEVAQNAKLMWLNSPNNPTSVVMTKDYFKRVVEFAQENQVIVCHDAAYSEVYYDGRRPVSFMEVEGAKEVGVEFHSLSKTYNMTGWRLGFVVGNKDVLAGLGKVKSNLDSGCFEAVQEAGITALNLDDSVTDSLRKTYQDRRDTLIPGLKRLGLEVDPPPAAFYVWVTVPKGYTSTSFTAHLLEKAGIVTTPGNGFGAPGEGYIRMTLCTSKERLAEAVERIKKAGF, translated from the coding sequence ATGGGTGCTTTCCCGATCGAAGTTGCCACGCGTATTAAGACACTGCCTCCCTATTTGTTCGCCGCGATCGATAAAATGAAGCAAGAGGCCATCGCACGTGGAGCTGACATTATCAATCTCGGCATCGGCGACCCCGATTTGCCGACGCCGATGCCGATCATCGAGCGTCTGGCGAACGCGGCCAAGGATCCCAAACATCATCAATATCCCTCCTATGAAGGCATGTTGTCCTTCAGAAAAGCCGTGGCCGGCTGGTATAAGCGCCGATTCAATGTGACGCTCGACCCGACGAACGAAGTCCTCACGCTGATCGGGTCGAAGGAGGGCATCGGGCATATTCATCTGGCCTTTGTCGATCCGGGGGATGTCGTTCTGGTTCCAAGCCCTGGTTATCCGGTGTATCCGGTCGGGACAAGCTTTTGCGGCGGGCAGTCGCACATCATGCCGCTGACAAAAGCCAACGGTTTCCTTCCCGATCTCGACGCGATCCCGAAGGAGGTAGCCCAAAATGCCAAGCTGATGTGGCTCAACTCTCCGAACAACCCCACCTCGGTGGTAATGACGAAGGACTATTTCAAGCGTGTGGTCGAGTTCGCACAGGAGAACCAGGTGATCGTGTGCCACGATGCCGCCTATTCCGAGGTGTACTATGACGGGCGTCGTCCGGTGAGTTTCATGGAGGTCGAGGGAGCCAAGGAGGTCGGCGTTGAGTTCCATTCGCTCTCCAAGACATACAATATGACGGGTTGGCGACTCGGCTTTGTCGTGGGCAACAAGGATGTCCTGGCCGGTCTTGGCAAGGTGAAGAGCAATCTGGACTCCGGTTGTTTCGAGGCGGTTCAAGAGGCAGGTATTACCGCCCTGAACCTTGACGACTCGGTGACCGACAGTCTGAGAAAAACCTACCAGGATCGTCGGGACACGCTTATTCCAGGTCTCAAGCGTCTCGGCTTGGAGGTCGATCCCCCACCCGCGGCGTTTTACGTGTGGGTGACGGTACCGAAGGGTTATACGTCGACGTCGTTTACCGCCCATCTGTTGGAGAAGGCCGGCATCGTGACGACGCCCGGCAACGGGTTTGGAGCGCCCGGAGAGGGATATATCCGCATGACGCTGTGCACCTCCAAAGAACGGTTGGCGGAAGCGGTCGAGCGAATCAAGAAGGCAGGCTTTTGA
- a CDS encoding DNA-binding protein, with amino-acid sequence MKTVVLDVRSSNEAMADFIRVWKSVKGEKAARISFATPELLWKVLTAKRWQLLKAMCGAGPLSIREVARRVRRDVKAVHTDVTALLKAGVLDRVDDGRVTFPFDSVKVEFLLHVA; translated from the coding sequence GTGAAAACCGTCGTTCTTGATGTTCGCTCCTCTAACGAAGCGATGGCAGATTTTATCCGAGTCTGGAAATCCGTGAAGGGAGAGAAGGCTGCCCGGATTAGCTTTGCTACTCCGGAACTCCTTTGGAAAGTCCTGACGGCCAAGCGCTGGCAATTACTGAAAGCCATGTGCGGAGCCGGCCCTTTGTCGATTCGCGAAGTGGCGCGTCGTGTACGGCGAGATGTGAAGGCCGTCCACACTGACGTGACGGCACTATTGAAAGCCGGTGTGCTTGACCGTGTCGATGATGGTCGAGTGACATTCCCGTTCGACTCAGTGAAAGTTGAGTTCCTTCTCCACGTCGCATGA